In Kitasatospora sp. NA04385, a single genomic region encodes these proteins:
- a CDS encoding NUDIX domain-containing protein — translation MIEGWTTQSSTVVHRGRRMTVRRDEVRRADGSPGTYEYTEAVDGVRVLALDGRGRVALVAEDVYVCGLRLLLCPGGGCDPAEDPAAAARRELLEEAGIRAARIEPLTAMWRMPAGARTREHLYLATGLTVGEHRREASEADMELHWVPLAEAVAMCADGRITEAGTLAAVLLTAQRTARPLPHRATDRAPASPAPGATVGEPGTEPR, via the coding sequence ATGATCGAAGGCTGGACCACGCAATCGTCGACCGTCGTCCACCGCGGGCGCCGGATGACGGTGCGCCGCGACGAGGTCCGGCGGGCCGACGGCAGCCCGGGGACGTACGAGTACACCGAGGCGGTCGACGGGGTGCGCGTCCTGGCCCTCGACGGCCGGGGCCGCGTCGCGCTGGTCGCGGAGGACGTCTACGTCTGCGGCCTGCGGCTGCTGCTCTGCCCCGGCGGCGGCTGCGATCCGGCCGAGGACCCGGCGGCGGCCGCGCGGCGCGAGCTGCTGGAGGAGGCCGGCATCCGCGCCGCCCGGATCGAGCCGCTGACCGCGATGTGGCGGATGCCCGCGGGCGCCCGGACCCGCGAACACCTCTACCTCGCCACCGGCCTGACCGTCGGCGAGCACCGGCGGGAGGCCAGCGAGGCCGACATGGAACTGCACTGGGTCCCGCTGGCCGAGGCGGTGGCGATGTGCGCCGACGGCCGGATCACCGAGGCCGGCACCCTCGCGGCCGTCCTGCTCACCGCCCAGCGCACCGCCCGCCCACTGCCGCACCGGGCCACCGACCGGGCCCCGGCGTCCCCCGCCCCCGGGGCGACCGTCGGCGAGCCGGGAACGGAACCCCGCTGA
- a CDS encoding AAA family ATPase produces the protein MIVWINGPFGGGKTTLATTLRNELPGAVVTDPEEIGFVLRQVFPGKYADFQDNPAWRPLVAQLVIHCHRENGGRPVLVPMTLLRRSYAAEIHDAVRTTGVPLRHLLLHARPDTVAARIDTDPEYPGDEARSAKVRAFRRGRLPRYTEAFADWLAADAEVIDTTGLAPRQVADRALELLATGGPEGGGR, from the coding sequence GTGATCGTCTGGATCAACGGCCCCTTCGGCGGGGGCAAGACCACGCTCGCCACCACCCTCCGCAACGAACTGCCCGGCGCCGTCGTCACCGACCCGGAGGAGATCGGCTTCGTGCTGCGCCAGGTCTTCCCCGGCAAGTACGCCGACTTCCAGGACAACCCGGCCTGGCGCCCGCTGGTGGCCCAACTCGTCATCCACTGCCACCGCGAGAACGGCGGCCGCCCGGTGCTCGTCCCGATGACGCTGCTGCGCCGCAGCTACGCCGCCGAGATCCACGACGCCGTCCGCACGACCGGTGTCCCACTGCGCCACCTGCTGCTCCACGCCCGCCCGGACACGGTCGCCGCCCGCATCGACACCGACCCGGAGTACCCCGGCGACGAGGCGCGCAGCGCGAAGGTCCGCGCGTTCCGGCGCGGGCGGCTCCCCCGCTACACCGAGGCGTTCGCCGACTGGCTCGCCGCCGACGCCGAGGTGATCGACACCACCGGCCTCGCGCCGCGTCAGGTCGCGGACCGGGCGCTGGAGCTGCTCGCGACCGGCGGCCCGGAAGGGGGCGGGCGGTGA
- a CDS encoding NUDIX domain-containing protein: MPVTSAEIAATTRAYLRRHPGELGRLQPLLDLLAAVPDPTSRAALPAHVTCSGVVVDRDLRVLHVHHRATGLVLCPGGHGEPGDTSLLATAVREVAEETGIPPGALCLVPGLLDTPVDIDVNDIDPNPGKGEGAHRHYDFRFVLHLADDGPPPVRLQEAEVTGAEWRPLTEVSSPELRAKLLAAGLTGRPEPVNASALVHDGRGGYLLHLRDDVPGIWAPGEWSLLGGGREAGDATIEATLRRELAEEVPGLSLGPVEPLTVEWTTDRHGLAVPIQVFSARWDGHPDTADLREGVLVHWFRPADLHRLRLRDSTRHLIREHAATRPPALPGHRPLPAHPPTAPAAPMWGSVFFTTEDGRAVLLRATDPAEGLPWAGGDVEFSDPSPLHTAVRACAEETGIRLEPDPARLPLLATVFEQPGGGWPAKVGFAFHGGALTPEQVAGIRLDPAEHTEVVLLSRDELAALSDPRHAQLTLAVLDAARTGTPAHVVR, encoded by the coding sequence TTGCCTGTCACCTCCGCGGAGATCGCCGCCACCACCCGCGCCTACCTCCGGCGCCACCCCGGCGAACTGGGCCGGCTCCAGCCGCTGCTGGACCTGCTGGCCGCCGTGCCGGACCCGACCAGCCGCGCCGCGCTGCCCGCGCACGTCACCTGCAGCGGCGTCGTCGTCGACCGCGACCTGCGCGTGCTGCACGTCCACCACCGGGCCACCGGGCTGGTGCTCTGCCCGGGCGGGCACGGCGAACCCGGGGACACCAGCCTGCTGGCGACGGCGGTCCGCGAGGTCGCGGAGGAGACCGGAATCCCGCCCGGGGCGCTCTGCCTGGTGCCGGGGCTGCTGGACACGCCGGTCGACATCGACGTCAACGACATCGACCCGAACCCCGGCAAGGGCGAAGGCGCCCACCGGCACTACGACTTCCGCTTCGTCCTCCACCTCGCCGACGACGGACCACCGCCCGTGCGCCTCCAGGAGGCGGAGGTGACCGGGGCCGAGTGGCGCCCGCTCACCGAGGTCTCCTCGCCCGAGCTGCGCGCCAAGCTCCTGGCGGCGGGGCTGACCGGCCGACCGGAGCCCGTGAATGCCTCCGCCCTCGTCCACGACGGCCGCGGCGGGTACCTGCTGCACCTGCGCGACGACGTCCCCGGCATCTGGGCGCCGGGCGAGTGGAGCCTGCTGGGTGGCGGTCGCGAGGCGGGCGACGCCACGATCGAGGCGACACTACGACGCGAACTCGCGGAGGAGGTGCCCGGGTTGAGCCTCGGGCCGGTCGAGCCGCTGACCGTCGAGTGGACGACCGACCGGCACGGCCTGGCCGTCCCGATCCAGGTCTTCAGCGCCCGCTGGGACGGCCACCCCGACACCGCGGACCTGCGCGAGGGCGTCCTCGTGCACTGGTTCCGGCCCGCGGACCTGCACCGCCTCCGCCTGCGCGACTCCACCCGCCACCTCATCCGGGAGCACGCCGCCACCCGGCCGCCCGCGCTGCCCGGGCACCGACCGCTGCCCGCCCACCCGCCCACCGCCCCCGCCGCCCCGATGTGGGGCAGCGTCTTCTTCACCACCGAGGACGGCAGGGCCGTGCTGCTGCGCGCCACCGACCCGGCCGAGGGCCTCCCATGGGCGGGCGGCGACGTCGAATTCAGCGACCCGAGCCCGCTGCACACCGCGGTGCGCGCGTGCGCGGAGGAGACCGGAATCCGGCTGGAGCCCGACCCGGCCCGGCTGCCGCTGCTGGCCACCGTGTTCGAACAGCCCGGGGGCGGCTGGCCGGCCAAGGTCGGATTCGCCTTCCACGGCGGCGCGTTGACGCCCGAGCAGGTGGCCGGAATCCGGCTCGACCCGGCCGAGCACACCGAGGTCGTCCTGCTCTCCCGCGACGAGTTGGCCGCGCTGAGCGATCCCCGCCACGCGCAGCTCACCCTCGCCGTGCTGGACGCGGCGCGCACCGGCACGCCCGCCCACGTCGTCCGCTGA
- a CDS encoding GNAT family N-acetyltransferase: protein MRNAPLRPARNAPPAARRTRRTRRRSPMTPPPVRPATSEDAEELLRLRVDVLTGRPATDAWRTTFFADLRARLGTDPHLLAYVADAGDGTLAACAIGVVYRGYDGPAYPDGRWGRIHTVVTDPRHRRRDLGEAVTRALVGALQERGCSSVELIATPEGLPLYEKLGFDPAAHYLTLRHPLAEAVTVRPAAAGGPA from the coding sequence ATGCGAAACGCACCGCTCCGACCGGCCCGGAACGCACCGCCCGCCGCTCGAAGGACCCGAAGGACCCGAAGGAGAAGCCCGATGACACCGCCCCCCGTCCGCCCGGCCACGTCCGAGGACGCCGAGGAACTGCTGCGCCTGCGGGTCGACGTCCTGACCGGCCGACCGGCCACCGACGCCTGGCGCACCACCTTCTTCGCCGACCTGCGGGCCCGGCTCGGCACCGACCCGCACCTGCTCGCCTACGTCGCCGATGCCGGGGACGGCACGCTGGCGGCGTGCGCGATCGGCGTCGTCTACCGGGGCTACGACGGCCCCGCCTACCCCGACGGGCGGTGGGGCCGGATCCACACCGTCGTCACCGACCCGCGCCACCGCCGTCGGGACCTGGGCGAGGCCGTCACCCGGGCCCTGGTCGGCGCGCTCCAGGAGCGGGGCTGCTCCTCGGTCGAACTGATCGCCACCCCGGAGGGCCTGCCGCTGTACGAGAAGCTCGGCTTCGACCCGGCCGCCCACTACCTGACGCTGCGCCACCCCCTCGCGGAGGCCGTCACCGTCCGGCCCGCGGCCGCGGGCGGGCCGGCGTGA
- a CDS encoding phosphotransferase family protein, whose amino-acid sequence MDEVEVLVAHSERATLRVGDVFLKVDADRARLDAEVEAMALAPVPTPEILWCKPPVLAIAALPGTTLGHLGAPSTASPTAWAAAGAAIRKLHDAPLPPRPGRAGRSIGALTAELDDECESLLANAVLPADLVTRGRQVAEAALRPWTPVFTHGDLQIEHVFVDGDQVTGIIDWSEAGRGDALYDLATFTLGHEEHLGDVLAGYGTDIDIDLDVIRAWWSLRSLLAVRWLIEHGFDPFAPGCEVDALRSLR is encoded by the coding sequence ATGGATGAAGTCGAGGTTCTCGTCGCCCATTCCGAGCGCGCGACCCTGCGGGTCGGCGACGTCTTCCTGAAGGTGGACGCCGATCGGGCGCGCCTCGACGCCGAAGTCGAGGCGATGGCCCTGGCGCCCGTCCCGACCCCGGAGATCCTCTGGTGCAAGCCGCCCGTGCTCGCGATCGCCGCCCTCCCGGGGACGACGCTCGGGCACCTCGGTGCGCCGTCGACCGCGTCGCCGACGGCGTGGGCCGCAGCGGGCGCCGCCATCCGGAAGCTGCACGACGCGCCGCTGCCACCCCGGCCCGGCCGAGCCGGCCGGAGCATCGGCGCGCTGACGGCGGAACTCGACGACGAGTGCGAGTCGCTCCTGGCGAACGCCGTTCTGCCCGCCGACCTGGTCACCCGCGGTCGCCAGGTCGCCGAGGCCGCGCTCCGGCCGTGGACTCCGGTCTTCACGCACGGCGACCTGCAGATCGAGCACGTCTTCGTCGACGGCGACCAGGTCACCGGCATCATCGACTGGTCCGAGGCGGGCCGGGGCGACGCCCTGTACGACCTCGCCACCTTCACGCTCGGGCACGAGGAGCACCTCGGCGACGTCCTCGCGGGCTACGGCACCGACATCGACATCGACCTCGACGTGATCCGCGCGTGGTGGTCGTTGCGAAGCCTGCTGGCGGTTCGCTGGCTGATCGAGCACGGCTTCGACCCGTTCGCGCCGGGCTGTGAAGTCGACGCGCTGAGATCCCTGAGGTGA
- the fxlM gene encoding methyltransferase, FxLD system: MTAPALTAAHWNRSYTDGIAFSALRPQEIAALAEHAPAPEGGGRALDVGCGLGDLAAHLALVGYAVDAVDLSAAALERARAAHPEAGVRWLEADVEVADLHHLLGDRPYDLVTMRLSVAFLADRTNTLHRLGHLLAPGGTLLITTPLTATTPAERRRIALDEDEIAALTSGWTDVRRLDADGLGLLVLRAPCRDTAATERSTPATGNLAIAGALAVVTNSRGRVLLGWSARGMWELPGGKTDTVEDGTGGARAETLEETAVRELAEETGLKADGAAVITLLVDHAQRVPRITGVVRAFDVTGTPAVREPEKFVRWEWFDLDALDCLGPVFAPAAQALNAIWPGTVNRLPEISAYPHDAPAPAVPGADPEAARRRTAMTEQVAAAHPRLPVEVLAALRTVERHRFLPEAGLAAAYAPDRPYVTRRGAHGQATSSVSAADLQALMLAQAAVTPGARVLEIGSGGCNAAYLAHLAGPSGHVVTVDLDPHVVHRTRRALAETGTTGVTALLGDGNHGAPAHLVPRGGFDAIVVTHAARDLAPAWSGQLADGGRLVLPLDLHTHTWSLALQRHGDRLVSTGDWIGCGFVPDTTAAPVPHTRLADDVLLWHADGPVPDTDGLARAPHGPGHERRTGVRVRLGEPYDSLHLHLLTTLHGHGGCTLFQDREPSGLTRLPGGRTTPALTAGGSLAYLVPEPTADGAGGTDGAEFTVHALGEHAPALAERMAAAVRHWDRHLRGHGYPRLTVHPTTAPDAAPPAALDLVLDKPSARLAFRPATAPA, translated from the coding sequence GTGACCGCACCTGCTCTCACCGCCGCGCACTGGAACCGGAGCTACACCGACGGCATCGCCTTCAGCGCGCTGCGCCCGCAGGAGATCGCCGCGCTCGCCGAGCACGCGCCCGCCCCCGAGGGCGGCGGCCGGGCCCTGGACGTGGGCTGCGGCCTGGGCGACCTGGCCGCCCACCTCGCACTGGTCGGCTACGCGGTGGACGCCGTCGACCTGTCGGCGGCCGCGCTGGAACGCGCCCGCGCCGCCCACCCCGAGGCCGGGGTGCGGTGGCTGGAGGCGGACGTCGAGGTCGCCGACCTGCACCACCTCCTCGGCGACCGGCCCTACGACCTGGTCACGATGCGGCTGTCCGTAGCCTTCCTGGCCGACCGGACGAACACCCTGCACCGGCTCGGCCACCTGCTGGCCCCCGGAGGGACCTTGCTGATCACCACCCCGCTCACCGCCACCACCCCCGCCGAACGCAGGCGCATCGCGCTCGACGAGGACGAGATCGCCGCCCTGACCTCCGGCTGGACGGACGTGCGCCGCCTCGACGCCGACGGCCTCGGCCTGCTGGTGCTGCGCGCCCCCTGCCGCGACACCGCCGCCACCGAGCGCAGCACCCCGGCCACCGGCAACCTCGCGATCGCCGGGGCGCTGGCCGTCGTCACCAACAGCCGCGGCCGGGTGCTGCTCGGCTGGTCGGCCCGGGGCATGTGGGAACTGCCCGGCGGCAAGACCGACACGGTGGAGGACGGCACCGGCGGGGCGCGGGCCGAGACCCTGGAGGAGACCGCGGTGCGCGAACTCGCCGAGGAGACCGGCCTGAAGGCCGACGGCGCCGCAGTAATCACCCTCTTGGTCGACCACGCCCAGCGGGTGCCGCGGATCACCGGGGTGGTGCGCGCCTTCGACGTCACCGGCACCCCGGCGGTGCGGGAGCCGGAGAAGTTCGTGCGCTGGGAGTGGTTCGACCTCGACGCCCTGGACTGCCTCGGACCGGTGTTCGCGCCCGCCGCGCAGGCCCTGAACGCGATCTGGCCCGGCACCGTGAACCGCCTACCGGAGATCTCCGCCTACCCGCACGACGCCCCGGCCCCGGCCGTGCCGGGCGCCGACCCCGAGGCCGCCCGGCGCCGCACCGCGATGACCGAACAGGTCGCCGCCGCCCACCCGCGGCTGCCCGTGGAGGTCCTGGCCGCGCTGCGCACCGTCGAGCGGCACCGGTTCCTGCCCGAGGCGGGCCTCGCCGCCGCCTACGCCCCCGACCGCCCGTACGTCACCCGCCGCGGGGCCCACGGGCAGGCGACCAGCTCCGTCTCGGCGGCGGACCTACAGGCCCTGATGCTCGCCCAGGCCGCCGTCACCCCCGGCGCCCGCGTGCTGGAGATCGGCAGCGGCGGCTGCAACGCCGCCTACCTCGCCCACCTCGCCGGGCCCTCCGGCCACGTCGTCACCGTCGACCTCGACCCGCACGTCGTGCACCGCACCCGCCGCGCCCTCGCCGAGACCGGCACCACCGGCGTCACCGCCCTGCTGGGCGACGGCAACCACGGGGCGCCCGCCCACCTGGTGCCGCGCGGCGGCTTCGACGCGATCGTGGTCACCCACGCCGCCCGCGACCTCGCCCCCGCCTGGTCCGGGCAACTCGCCGACGGCGGACGCCTGGTCCTGCCGCTCGACCTCCACACCCACACCTGGTCGCTCGCCCTGCAACGCCACGGCGACCGGCTGGTCAGCACCGGAGACTGGATCGGCTGCGGCTTCGTCCCCGACACCACCGCCGCCCCGGTCCCGCACACCCGCCTCGCCGACGACGTGCTGCTGTGGCACGCCGACGGCCCCGTCCCCGACACCGACGGGCTGGCGCGGGCCCCGCACGGCCCCGGCCACGAGCGGCGCACCGGCGTCCGGGTCAGGCTCGGCGAGCCGTACGACTCGCTGCACCTGCACCTGCTGACCACCCTGCACGGGCACGGCGGGTGCACCCTGTTCCAGGACCGGGAGCCCTCGGGCCTGACCCGGCTGCCCGGCGGCCGCACCACCCCGGCGCTCACCGCGGGCGGCTCACTCGCCTACCTCGTCCCCGAACCCACCGCGGACGGAGCGGGCGGAACGGACGGGGCCGAGTTCACCGTCCACGCCCTCGGCGAGCACGCCCCCGCGCTGGCCGAACGGATGGCCGCCGCCGTCCGCCACTGGGACCGGCACCTGCGCGGCCACGGCTACCCCCGCCTGACCGTCCACCCCACCACGGCCCCGGACGCAGCCCCCCCGGCCGCCCTCGATCTCGTCCTCGACAAGCCGTCCGCCCGCCTGGCGTTCCGCCCGGCCACCGCCCCCGCGTAG